Proteins from a genomic interval of Zingiber officinale cultivar Zhangliang chromosome 1B, Zo_v1.1, whole genome shotgun sequence:
- the LOC121975045 gene encoding uncharacterized protein LOC121975045 yields MEKTMEKTAGSGGKGPASTSAAASASAGSRNPLRESRNKSSLKRPASSSDPDLSKSKTLSSSSLAIAAKDHPHLPPDPAPTASTRPFSLPDSAGILPPSPYDFRNLERRTIVLSDASVRSYFALPLDAPVNPAADRLPFGRQGFILGPEPNPRLGLESHLHLPPGRRLSPEGFRQPPPYVRGPDLRSDYWDSLRLDGPRSIPDGSSGPLSLKRRYGDEDEFLPHRQPFMQHGNLNGIPLAPSGSSGSRMNFLEGSQFGWDEHDELSMSKQARLIDQGHELPPKRVRPNEVPPAVTDVDPHALRKAFLRFSKMINESPDQRKKYLNGGKDGPLPCVVCRRASKGFAEVHSLVMHTYNAQNADLRVDHLGLHKALCVLMGWNYKESPENSKAYQLLSADEAQANRDDLILWPPTVVLHNTSSGRKKDGHVEGMGNKEIDNRLKEMGFTNCKAKSIYGKGGHTGITVVKFAKSQAGLKEAERLAEHFEKENHGRRGWAHVQDSLSAHDEKNPALVKVDGKNVEHRILYGYLGSAADLEKMDQEMRKKTDINSRRDLDLRN; encoded by the exons ATGGAGAAGACCATGGAGAAGACCGCAGGATCGGGAGGCAAAGGGCCCGCCTCCACCTCCGCCGCCGCTTCTGCGTCCGCCGGCAGCAGGAACCCACTGCGGGAGTCGAGAAACAAGTCCTCCTTGAAACGCCCTGCCTCGTCTTCCGATCCCGATCTTTCCAAATCCAAAACGCTCTCCTCCTCATCCCTTGCCATCGCTGCCAAGGATCACCCACACTTGCCTCCTGACCCCGCTCCCACCGCTAGCACCCGTCCCTTCTCTCTCCCCGACTCCGCTGGGATCCTTCCCCCTTCTCCCTACGATTTCCGCAACCTCGAGCGGCGCACCATTGTTCTCTCCGATGCTAGCGTCCGATCCTACTTCGCTTTGCCGCTAGATGCGCCAGTTAATCCTGCTGCTGATAGGTTACCGTTCGGCCGGCAGGGTTTTATTCTCGGGCCGGAGCCTAACCCACGATTAGGCTTGGAAAGTCACTTACATCTACCTCCGGGTAGGAGGCTTAGTCCCGAAGGCTTCCGCCAGCCACCTCCCTATGTCCGTGGTCCTGATCTGCGGAGCGACTACTGGGATTCTCTCAGGCTTGATGGTCCTCGGAGTATTCCAGATGGTTCGAGCGGACCTTTATCTCTGAAACGGAGGTACGGTGATGAAGATGAGTTTCTTCCGCACAGGCAACCGTTCATGCAGCATGGTAATCTTAACGGGATTCCTCTTGCTCCTTCTGGATCTAGTGGAAGCCGCATGAACTTCTTGGAAGGCAGTCAATTTGGTTGGGATGAGCATGATGAACTGAGTATGTCGAAGCAGGCTAGGTTGATCGACCAAGGTCATGAATTGCCTCCAAAGAGGGTTCGCCCTAACGAAGTGCCTCCTGCAGTTACGGATGTTGATCCTCATGCTCTGAGGAAGGCTTTCCTTAGATTCTCAAAGATGATAAATGAGTCTCCCGATCAGAGAAAGAAGTATTTGAACGGTGGGAAAGATGGACCCCTGCCATGCGTGGTTTGTAGGAG GGCCTCCAAAGGCTTTGCTGAAGTGCATTCGCTTGTCATGCACACATACAACGCACAAAATGCTGATTTGCGTGTTGATCATCTTGGGTTACACAAGGCGTTGTGCGTTCTCATGGGTTGGAATTACAAAGAGTCCCCTGAAAACTCAAAGGCATATCAGTTACTCTCTGCCGATGAGGCTCAAGCGAACAGGGACGACCTTATTTTATGGCCCCCAACAGTTGTACTTCATAATACAAGTTCAGGAAGGAAAAAAGATGGCCACGTTGAGGGTATGGGTAATAAAGAGATAGATAATAGACTTAAAG AGATGGGTTTCACTAACTGCAAGGCCAAGTCAATATATGGGAAGGGAGGTCACACGGGTATAACAGTTGTGAAATTTGCCAAAAGTCAAGCTGGTTTGAAGGAGGCTGAGCGCCTGGCTGAACACTTCGAGAAAGAAAACCATGGCCGTAGAGGCTGGGCACATGTCCAAGATTCACTCTCCGCCCACGACGAGAAGAATCCTGCCCTAGTTAAGGTCGATGGGAAGAACGTTGAGCATCGGATCCTGTATGGATATCTGGGAAGCGCAGCAGACCTCGAGAAAATGGATCAGGAAATGAGGAAAAAGACTGACATCAACAGCAGAAGAGATTTGGATTTACGTAACTAG
- the LOC121975055 gene encoding probable serine/threonine-protein kinase PBL16, whose amino-acid sequence MGNCWFRGSSFSYEVSSNGKADSQKVSTPSVRKEESLKLPSNPEEVEDLRRDTATNHLITFTFDELKIITGNFRQDYVLGGGGFGRVYKGFINQDLREGLQPLQVAVKVHDVDNSLQGHREWLAEVIFLGQLSHPNLVKLIGYCFEDEHRVLIYEFMPRGSVESNLFSIVLLPLSWSIRMKIALEAAKGLAFLHEAETPVIFRDFKTSNILLDMDYNAKLSDFGLAKDGPVGDESHVSTRIMGTYGYAAPEYLMTGHLTAMSDVYSFGVVLLELLTGRKSLDMSRPVHQQTLTDWAAPLLTQKKKVLEIVDRRLGGDYPEKAVQKTAMLIHHCLNRNPKARPLMRDIVDSLEPLQVAAELPPAPVYEF is encoded by the exons ATGGGTAATTGCTGGTTTAGAGGAAGTTCTTTCAGCTACGAAGTATCCTCAAATGGCAAGGCAG ATTCTCAGAAAGTCTCCACTCCTTCAGTCAGAAAAGAGGAAAGCCTAAAATTGCCCTCAAATCCTGAGGAAGTTGAGGACTTGAGAAGGGATACTGCAACAAACCATCTTATAACATTCACTTTTGACGAACTCAAGATCATTACAGGAAATTTCCGGCAGGACTATGTATTGGGTGGAGGGGGATTTGGAAGGGTTTACAAGGGTTTCATCAATCAAGATCTCAGGGAAGGGCTTCAACCTCTTCAAGTGGCTGTGAAGGTCCATGATGTTGATAATAGTTTACAGGGACACAGAGAGTGGCTG GCCGAGGTTATATTTCTTGGCCAACTTTCTCACCCTAATTTAGTCAAGTTGATTGGTTACTGCTTTGAGGATGAGCATCGGGTCTTAATATATGAGTTCATGCCTCGCGGAAGTGTTGAATCCAATCTCTTCTCAA TTGTGCTGCTCCCCCTCTCATGGTCTATCAGGATGAAGATTGCACTTGAAGCTGCTAAAGGACTTGCTTTTCTCCATGAAGCTGAAACACCAGTCATATTTCGTGATTTTAAAACATCAAACATTTTGCTAGACATG GATTACAATGCAAAACTTTCTGATTTTGGGCTTGCAAAAGATGGACCAGTCGGGGATGAATCTCATGTTTCTACGCGCATTATGGGAACTTATGGATACGCAGCTCCAGAGTATCTCATGACAG GGCACTTGACTGCCATGAGTGATGTTTACAGCTTTGGAGTTGTCCTCCTTGAACTCCTTACTGGAAGGAAATCACTGGACATGTCACGTCCAGTCCACCAACAAACACTCACTGATTGGGCTGCCCCATTGCTCACTCAAAAGAAGAAAGTTCTTGAAATCGTCGACCGAAGATTAGGAGGCGACTACCCTGAGAAAGCTGTTCAAAAGACAGCAATGCTCATTCACCACTGCCTTAACCGGAACCCCAAGGCAAGGCCTCTAATGAGGGACATCGTCGATTCCTTGGAGCCCCTTCAGGTAGCTGCTGAGTTACCACCTGCACCAGTGTATGAATTTTAG